From Candidatus Sphingomonas colombiensis, one genomic window encodes:
- a CDS encoding DUF2274 domain-containing protein yields the protein MVDIKLGKLPDRTLLKLTIGIHPDLNHSLGRYAAFYNATYRQEEAVAELIPAIVSAFLESDRAFIRWCREATDRNE from the coding sequence ATGGTCGATATCAAACTTGGCAAGTTACCCGATCGCACGCTGCTCAAGCTGACAATCGGCATTCATCCGGACCTCAACCATTCGCTTGGTCGCTACGCGGCGTTTTACAACGCCACCTACCGACAGGAAGAAGCGGTCGCCGAATTGATACCGGCTATCGTGAGCGCATTCCTTGAAAGCGACAGGGCATTCATACGCTGGTGCCGGGAAGCGACCGATCGAAATGAATAG
- a CDS encoding TrbI/VirB10 family protein: MTEAIVPQAAKLDPETLAIRTRPPRAIRFKRGVIIAVAAIGSVSLVAVTWMALSPRLIHRAATQEELSQPGAGPASDALNGAPASYGDVPRLGAPLPGDLGKPILEHQQSMMSAVDPTEQQLRQAQATERERQLAELKAARESGVVVQARQAFAAGDAGPATPADTAASAPADAAKLGLDPTGDPNAQGRKAEFVGALDPRGDVNPHRLNPLSSPYTLSAGSVISASLITGIRSDLPGLVTAQVTENTYDSTTGRILLVPQGARLIGTYDSVVAFGQKRALVVWQRLIMPNGSSLRIDNVPATDASGYAGLADKVDFHTWQLLKGVALSTLLGVSSQLALSGQSDLVQAIRMSTQDSVARAGDQITQRNLGIQPTISIRPGTPVRLVVHRDLILAGSEVR, encoded by the coding sequence GTGACCGAGGCCATAGTGCCGCAGGCGGCCAAGCTTGATCCAGAAACGCTCGCGATCCGCACTCGGCCGCCGCGCGCGATCCGGTTCAAACGCGGTGTGATCATTGCCGTCGCCGCGATCGGATCGGTGAGCCTAGTCGCGGTAACCTGGATGGCGCTGTCGCCGCGGTTGATCCACCGCGCCGCAACGCAGGAGGAGCTATCGCAACCAGGCGCCGGTCCGGCGAGCGATGCGCTGAACGGCGCGCCCGCCAGCTACGGCGATGTCCCCCGGCTCGGGGCCCCGCTGCCCGGCGATCTTGGGAAACCGATCCTCGAGCATCAGCAATCGATGATGTCGGCCGTCGATCCAACCGAACAGCAGCTCCGGCAGGCACAGGCTACCGAGCGCGAACGCCAACTTGCCGAGTTGAAGGCCGCGCGCGAGTCGGGGGTGGTAGTGCAAGCGCGGCAGGCGTTCGCGGCAGGGGATGCGGGGCCAGCGACTCCGGCCGATACAGCTGCTTCGGCACCAGCGGATGCAGCGAAGCTGGGGCTCGACCCAACCGGCGATCCCAACGCGCAGGGGCGAAAGGCGGAGTTCGTCGGTGCGCTCGATCCGCGTGGTGACGTGAACCCGCACCGGCTGAACCCGTTGTCATCACCCTATACACTGTCGGCTGGTAGTGTGATTTCCGCGAGCCTGATCACCGGGATCCGATCCGATCTGCCGGGGCTGGTCACCGCGCAGGTGACGGAAAACACCTATGACAGCACCACCGGGCGGATTCTGCTCGTGCCGCAGGGCGCACGGCTGATCGGTACCTATGACAGCGTGGTGGCGTTCGGCCAGAAGCGCGCGCTGGTCGTCTGGCAGCGGCTCATCATGCCCAACGGCAGCTCGCTGCGGATCGACAATGTGCCGGCGACCGATGCTTCAGGTTATGCCGGTCTTGCCGACAAGGTCGATTTCCACACCTGGCAGCTGTTGAAGGGGGTTGCGCTCTCGACATTGCTTGGGGTCAGTTCGCAGCTCGCGCTCTCCGGACAAAGCGATCTCGTACAAGCAATCCGCATGTCGACGCAGGACAGCGTCGCGCGCGCGGGGGATCAGATCACCCAGCGGAATCTCGGTATCCAGCCGACAATCTCGATCCGGCCCGGCACGCCGGTCAGGCTCGTCGTGCATCGGGATCTCATCCTCGCTGGCTCGGAGGTGCGTTGA